In the genome of Veillonellales bacterium, the window CTGCCGCCATGGGTGCTATCGTCGCTGTTATCGGTTTGGAACTGGCCCCTGTTGCGGCTGAGATGGCCGGACTGACAGCTAAAACCTTAGACCCAAAGGTCGTAGTCGTATCTATCTTCACGCTACTTATCACTGTCTTTGGTTCGATTCTCTTTCGTGGATTTATGGCCATCATTCCAATCCTGGTTGGCGTACTCAGCGGCTATACCCTGGCATTTTTTATCGGTTTAGTTGATCTAAGCAGTATCGCCCAAGCCCCCTGGCTGGCTATACCAACCATTTACACACTGGAATTTAATTTCAGTGCCATGGCGATCATCGCTCCGGCTGCACTGGTAGTCATTGCAGAGCATATTGGTCACCTGGTTGTTACCGGTAACATTGTCGGCCGTGACCTGATGAAAGATCCGGGACTGCACCGTTCTCTGCTAGGCAACGGCTTGTCCACGATCGTTTCCGGATTCTTCGGTTCGACTCCCAACACTACGTATGGCGAAAACATCGGCGTCATGGCGATTACTAAGGTTTACAGCGTTTGGGTAATTGGTGGCGCCGCCGTCATGGCCATTGTCCTTTCCTTTGTCGGAAAATTAGCGGCAGCGATTCAAAGCATCCCTGTTCCGGTTATGGGGGGCGTTTCCCTGCTGCTGTTTGGTGTTATCGCTGCCTCAGGCGTACGTATGCTAGTCGAATCTAAAGTTGATTATAGTAAATCCCGCAATTTAATTTTGACTTCAGTTGTCTTAATTATCGGCGTAAGCGGTGCCAGTATCACCTTCGGCACGGTAACCATGAAGGGCATGGCTCTGGCAACCGTTGTCTCGATTCTGCTCAGCTTGTGTTTTAAACTACTGGATATGTTCGGCTTAACTAATGATGCCGATTAGGCTATCAAATTAAGGCAATAAAAAAGCTTCCGTCAATTTGCGGAAGCTTTTTTATTGCCTTAACCCATTCTATGAACGAAAATTAATAAATTGTAAATCAACAGCAAAATCAGCCTGCTTTAATTTGGCAATCACTGTTTGCAAATCATTCTTATTCTTCCCTGAAACCCGAACCTGATCCTCCATAATTTGTGCCTGCACTTTTATTTTGCTTGCTTTAATTGCGGCTACAATTTCTTTACCTTTTTCCTTGCTAATCCCCTTCTTTATAGTCACAATCTGTCTGACGGTTCCCTGAAATGCCGGCTCTATTTTCCCATAATCCAAACTTTTAAGAGAAATACCGCGTTTAATCACCTTATTTTGCAAAATATCAATGACGCTCTTTAACTTATAATCGTCATCACCAATTACTTTGATTTCTACACCATTCAAAGTAACCTCTGCCTTACTGCCGCGGAAATCAAAACGCTGGTTAATCTCTTTTGCCGTCTGATTTACCGCGTTATCCACTTCTTGTAAATTGACTTCGGATACAATATCGAAGGAACATTCTTTCGCCACTGTCCACCCCTCCCATATGCTATTTTCTTAAAGTTACTCTCAGTGTCATTCTTGCCAAGGTATAACAAAAGGCTAGTACACCGCCTATAGTAAAAAAGAAAGCAACCGGCTTCACCATAATAATCTCGGAACTGGCAATCAAACTGAACAACAACGCGGTCATATACGCTAAAAACAATTCACCATATCGCGGACTGCTAATCCGTGGTGCAATCACAAGCCAAACCAAAAAACCAACGATTATTATATTACTGTACTGCAATATTTCCACTACGACTATCACCTCACAACAGTTAACAGAGTATAATTCGGCCAATTTTGATTATTTCCTGCATTTTACACTAAAAAAGCCTTTTTTTCTGCTTAGTTCTCGTTTTACAAAAGCGCTTCCGATAATAAAATAATATGCATAAAATCCGATTTGCCAAAATGTTTACGGGCAGTAGCATTATGTTGCTGTTCTTCATATGATGTAACAGGTAGATACTTAAAATTGTATCACTCTCCCAATTATAAATAAAGGAGGACGATGACATTTATGACTGGCAAATATCCGCATTGGTATCACGAGGGTGGCTATGACTACATGGATGACATGTGCTGCGATGAACCGCCTATGCCCGGAAAAGTCCATGCGCTGGCCGATGCTCACTTTAAGGATCGCCTGTTATGCCTGTTAGGCGATGAAGTATTATTTTCCGTAGATGCCCGAATTTGCCGCCGCGAATCCTTTTGCGGCACCTTGTGTTACGTAGGCTGTGATTTCATTATTGTTAATGTTTGCATCCGTCACAGGCCCGTATCGATGCATGTTCCGATTTGTATGATTCGCTTTATAGCTCCCTTTAAAGGAAGTCGCGGCAGTCTATAACGGATATCACCCTCTTTGGGTTGATGCATAAGATATAGTGAAGCTCAAAGGAGGGGAGATTGATGATGCGAAAACTACGTATTCGCAAACCTATTTCCATTGATTTAGATCACATGCGTATGCTGCACCAGGAAGCTATGGAACAGTTGGATCTCATGCGAACGGCAGTTGAAGCTGCGGAACAAGCTACCGACAGAATGCGTGACAATCTGGATGATATTGCTGTTAATCACTGGCATGGATATTTAGATATCTTGCATATGATTTGTATGCACGATGATGCCATAGCAGCTATTATGAATAAACATGGTATAAACTTGCGGGATGCAGACAGTGAAACCGATGAACGGCAATTTGGTTTACGACGCACCCTGTTGTTATTACTAATTATGGCATTACTCCGCCGCCACCGCCGTATGGAATATATTTTTAGCTTGCGCGGCGGACCAATGACAGAATATCTCCAGGAATCATGTGCCGTGGAACGTGAACATATTGCGGAATTGGTAGCAATGATACACAACATGGTATGATGTAGTCATTTCTGAAGGGACGATCGAAAATCGTCCCTATTTACATATCTTTTACAGGATTTTTATCGTTAAATCGAGAATTCTATCAAATGAGACTTAATTCAGGTGAAGTTTGAACTTCATCTGAATTTTAGTCGAATTTATCCAGGGACTTAGCCGCTCTTAACTCCCACTCACAGAAGTGGGAGTCTTAAAGCGGCTTGGTCATCGGATAAATAAAAATCAACCTTGTTTTTAACTACTAAAGGAGCACAATATGCCAGATTTTAAAGTACCTGAAGCAATACCAGCCGCCATATCGGTAAAAGACTTTCTACGGCATCATGCCGGTATCTCTTTGACGGTTTGGCGAAAAATTAAACACACCGGCTCCATCGCGGTCAACAACCATCCCGTTGTAAATTATGCTCTGGTCAAGCCGGGAGATATTATTACCGTCACTTGGAAACAGGACTGCGCAATACCGGCTACTCCCTTACCGCTTCAAATATCCTATGAAGATGATTCTATGCTCATTATTGATAAACCGGCGGGAATTTTGGTTCATCCAACAAAAATTACCGATACGGATACATTAGCCAATGCAGTCATGTTTTATTACCAACAATGCGGATTTTCTTATGGCTTTCATCCGGTTCACCGCTTGGATCGAAACACTTCCGGTTTAGTGTTAATCGCCAAATCTCCCCATATTCAATACTTACTTTCACGCGACAATGTGAAAGCTTTACAGCGTGTTTACCAAGCTGTTGTCAGTGGCTCACCCGAGCCGTCCGCGGGAATGATTAATTTGCCAATTGGTCGAGCCCCCAATAGCATTATCCAACGTATGGTTCGATCTGACGGACAAAAAGCCATAACCAGCTATCACGTTATAAAGTCGTTTACTGCGGCCAGTTTAATTGAACTGGAACTTTTTACAGGCCGCACCCATCAAATCCGGGCTCATCTATCCTATATCGGCCATCCGCTGCTAGGCGATGATCTCTACGGCGGCTCCAACCAGCTAATCTGCAGACAAGCCCTTCATGCCGCCCAACTCAGCTTTACTCATCCACTAACCCATGAAGCCATCCGGATTCGAAGTCCTTTGCCGAATGATATGAGCAGACTGCTCTATCAGCTATCCACTGGAACTATCTAACTGATAATTTCTCAGTTTAATTCTAAGTAGACAGATATGTATAACATAATTTGAAATGGTATAGCACATTCGCTTACGAATATATGATATAATATTAAA includes:
- the uraA gene encoding uracil permease — translated: MNTREIQVDEKLPILQTFPLSLQHLFAMFGATVLVPILFKVNPATILLFNGIGTLLYLFICKGKIPAYLGSSFAFISPVLVVSAQYGYNTALGGFILTGVIFTVVALSVGVVGTKWIDIVFPPAAMGAIVAVIGLELAPVAAEMAGLTAKTLDPKVVVVSIFTLLITVFGSILFRGFMAIIPILVGVLSGYTLAFFIGLVDLSSIAQAPWLAIPTIYTLEFNFSAMAIIAPAALVVIAEHIGHLVVTGNIVGRDLMKDPGLHRSLLGNGLSTIVSGFFGSTPNTTYGENIGVMAITKVYSVWVIGGAAVMAIVLSFVGKLAAAIQSIPVPVMGGVSLLLFGVIAASGVRMLVESKVDYSKSRNLILTSVVLIIGVSGASITFGTVTMKGMALATVVSILLSLCFKLLDMFGLTNDAD
- a CDS encoding YajQ family cyclic di-GMP-binding protein produces the protein MAKECSFDIVSEVNLQEVDNAVNQTAKEINQRFDFRGSKAEVTLNGVEIKVIGDDDYKLKSVIDILQNKVIKRGISLKSLDYGKIEPAFQGTVRQIVTIKKGISKEKGKEIVAAIKASKIKVQAQIMEDQVRVSGKNKNDLQTVIAKLKQADFAVDLQFINFRS
- a CDS encoding RluA family pseudouridine synthase — its product is MPDFKVPEAIPAAISVKDFLRHHAGISLTVWRKIKHTGSIAVNNHPVVNYALVKPGDIITVTWKQDCAIPATPLPLQISYEDDSMLIIDKPAGILVHPTKITDTDTLANAVMFYYQQCGFSYGFHPVHRLDRNTSGLVLIAKSPHIQYLLSRDNVKALQRVYQAVVSGSPEPSAGMINLPIGRAPNSIIQRMVRSDGQKAITSYHVIKSFTAASLIELELFTGRTHQIRAHLSYIGHPLLGDDLYGGSNQLICRQALHAAQLSFTHPLTHEAIRIRSPLPNDMSRLLYQLSTGTI